Within the Glycine soja cultivar W05 chromosome 3, ASM419377v2, whole genome shotgun sequence genome, the region ATACCCATGCCTTGCCATCACTTCTCAACACAACTCATGAATCTCCCCTATACCTCATGTTATTCCTCACTTGGTCAGTGCCATGTCGGGTGATTTTCAGATACCCCCCTCTTGATGTGAATTCTGATCAGCATTCAGATCCAACACTTTGATTAGGTTAGTTAGGAGTATTTATCAACAAGGTGTAGACTAGCTGCTAGGGAGTTCCTCCTCTTCCCAATAAACTGAATAAAGTGATTTTTTCCATCATTTGGATTTCATTTTACTACAGTATTTCTTTTGCTTGATCAATATATATGGGTGCATGCCTTGTGATAACAATTATGTCATTCTACTAAAGTAAGGAGACTATTAGGATATGTAAATATAAGATTCGGTTGGtggtaaaacaaataaataataataataggttTGACCtcttctattaataaaaataacaaattaacaattaatatttaccgataaaaaaataatatttgatacattaatttgattgagtcttttgctcatatgatttaattaagttcaattctcaaatttatacattaaagaaaagaaataccttacaaaattaTCATCAATGCAATGTCAGTGTATAAGtccaaaaaattacatatatatagataaaatgaatAATGAAATGAGGAATCAAGTTCCTCAAAgagtaacttttaaaatagttgttttttatcctaatcattttgaaatttaattattaagattaattacttatattattacaatcattaaattttaagaaaatgaataataagGATAAAGAGTAATTCTAAAAGAGTAAAttgatcttttctggttgattttttaataattattccaTTTGATctcaagtataagaaaaaaaatgtcttgtTAAATAGAAAGTTAGTTAACTACAtttaattacatcaattttaattaaaaaataattttttttcaacttattcTTTATTAGAACTTgatatcaagaataaaaaaaagttactaaAACTAGCATctcacttaaataaaaaaatattttaaagataataatattaaataagataaaactggttagaatttttttttatatttgacttGAGATCAGAGAGTATAATTTACACTTTCCATTTGGAAATGCATCCTCAATTTTGTTATATTGAAGTTATATAGTGCAAAAGGGCAAGGCACCCCACCTATATGATTATGTAGCAACAAAGTATGTGTACCATGGTACTCTCTCATATACTGCATGTGCTTTATACAAGGATCTATTCCTTTTGCTATGCTAGATACGATAACAGAGGTACAACAAAACTTTgcttgattttctttctttgccGCTCTGTCCAATGCTCTGGGTTGTTGAGTGGATGCACCCccttagcttttttttttccctgtcTTTTGCTTTCACTTGCTCGCTCCGTAACTGAAGGTGTCTTTATCTCCCCTCTTTTTCCATACCCTATCAATAGATCTTCGAGCACCAATCAAAACCTCTCCTTTTTTTCTCCCCTTATGAGGGAAAGCAGATTTAACATAGATACTACAGCTTTAGTCCCCAATTGAATGACTTCCACAAGTTTATGATATTTACTAGACATTAAATATACTATTTTTCACATTGTAATCCTAAACCTATTTAAACTGACATTCTCTTTGGAAACCACGCATGCATGGATGATTATTGTTGATGTTGTTTCCATCACCATCCGTGACTACATTAACTGATTTTCAGTGGGGATGTCTAGGGAATTTATGTGCCACCTTTAATGACAATCATAAATGCAAATTTAGGAAATGGGGGATCTCTTGCCTCAAATGGCTTGGCAATTGGGGGGGGTGTGGGATCACTTCCATTGCAAATTGGAGTCAAATTGTTGGTCACATCTCACAACCATCCTCTCCTAGATTTCAGTTGAATTTAATTGACATGTACAAGGCACATGATGGACTATGGCCAAGTCAAATCGGTGCATGTGAGCCCCGAGTGTCACGTGCATGATGAATTTTGGGAAAGTAAAAAATCATTCATGTTCACCAAGTGATTTAAGATTCgaattttaattaatctttaaatataaaataaatcgtattaaaagtaaaatatttattttatttatgtttaaggtttttaacaaaaatttgttagtgtttttttaaaaaaaaaactttgtactAATAtcatgtttatatataaaaaaaataattgttgttcggaacattttatttttattttttctcaagtGAATTACTAAGATATCCAATACTAATTCAGTAACTGTGGGTTATTCCCTTTGTTGGTGATGGAAAACATGTGTCCCCACTTTGATGCGGTGCCAGATGCTTGTGTCGTGGTAAAATCTGAATGGGCTTGCATCGATCCCTTGCATCGTTTTCTTGGTTATAGAAGTTGATTTCCTCTGGCTGGGCCGTATCATTGTATGTAAAGGATTTTCAGGAGTTGCTTCCTGAAACCACAAAATTGCTTCCTACACAAATCCAGAatgttttatacttttaaattatcCTTCGGATTGGCCAATCTGAAATGTAAAATGTAAAAGGTGTTGTCAATCAAAAgtgtaattttacatttcaaattaGCTAAtccagaaagtaaaaaaaaaaaaaaaggaacaaaaagttatttaagGTGCAGAAAACAACTACTAGGATTTGCTCTTTAGCTACACAGCTACGCACATGAAGTAGGAGAGTCTTCATTTGAACAAAAAAGTGCATATACATTGGGCTGAATCCAAGTGTAGGTGGGCCGAATGAAGAAAATTGTTCTTTTAATTGTCAGGAATTATTATTCTCACCTCATTAAttgttatttacttattttcagCCCCCACATgtatccaaaaaaatatattccaaAGATAcccttttaacaaaaatataatttctacgttaataaattttttttcatcccCATTAATCAcatgaaaatgtatttttcgtTTAATAATGTACAGCggaatcatatttttgttatacattattaaaaagaatcatatttccattgtaatattttcaaaatatttgattaaaaagggtaactatttattatttgattacaATTATCTTGAGGATAAATGATCATTTTGATCCTTAAATAtgtaaatcaataataatttagtCTCTGATGTGTAAAAATTGTGGTACTTACACCTTGCTTACTACTTAATGACAAATTAGTCTCTTAACTTTGTCACTTAGGTTATGTTCGGCAAAATATTTCAACTAGTTTCTAATTGAAAAACTTGTATAATTGTTCAGTAAACAAACTTCTTATATATCTTCTTACTAGCTTATAGCATTTTTAAAAACGCTAGCTTATAACTTTAAACTTTTTATATGTTCTTCccattttatccttaatatatttattcaatttttttattatcctttttaaataaatcatgattttattatttcttttttacactttcagcTACTTCAACAACTAGTCTTATGaaatacttataattaaataagctatttttattagttataactaacttttcatttattttttccaaatataatcttaatgtcaaattgatcataaaaaatataacttaggATCAAATTGGTCCTTgacaattataaattaatgacaAAATGAAGCCAAAAACTTAACGTTAAGAAAAAAGTTGTCTCATTTTTAGCATGGGAACAtattttagttgtgttttttttttcatccacttttacacaatgaaaatatatttccgTTAAAAGAgtgtttttgaaataaaaaagtggAACACTTGGGGTGAAAATAACAATTCTCTTAATTTCACATAATATAATGTGTGAAAATGAGGCAAGCCATTTCATAATTAAAGCAAGAGACTGGTTTAATGTGTGAAAATGAGGTGAGCCATTTGATAATTGTCACATAAGAATGGATCAAATAATTCCCTTAATTAGCATGTGGTTTAGTTAGAAACTTCAACTCCttagcatttttttaattatcgctAATAATAATTTGTAGCATGTTTGTGTAGAGGTGTCAAATGTTTGTGTtagcattttttattattattgtttttgagCTAAGACCGTGAaagttccatttttattttggtctaaGTTTCATTCCTCTTAGTTTTTTACAAGACTAGACTCGATAGGTTAAGAATGATTTTTTCGTGGACCCTAAAAATGGTTTGCAAAACATACAGGCCCTATTAAGATCAGGGTAATGGCATGAGTGTTTCTTGGTGATTGCTCTTTACACAACCCTCTTTTTTAAATAGGTAGTTTAAAATAACTCGTATTTaaactagatttttttttcaaaattaactctcttcctaatttttattttgaaagtgatttgcatattttctttgagaaatttaataactaaatcatttcttaaattaaaattccaaaagACAGTTTAATACATTctagaattatttttcttagaATAATTTATAAACTAGTTACAGAAAACTTTAAATGTGACTatgttttagataaaaaaaaaaatagttttatagcCTGTTGAAAGGATTAAAGCTTGAGAGATTACTTCAGAGTCTTACTAGAAAGTCAAATATCCTCCTTATAGTGGTTAAAAATAAACACTTCTacaattaaatttctaaaagataatttaatattattctaaaattaactTTCCAAAAGTCGTACTTAGTGAATTAGAGCATTGGACCCTAGGGCCATTCTGCAGGCCATTTGGATATGTTCAAgcatcccatttttttttctttttcttgtaagCTAAAGATTTATTGTTCAAGCATCTCATTCTTTACAGACATAAAAGAAGTCTCATTCTCTAGAGTAGATGTCAGTCAAATCTAAAGGTCAGGCACGATGAGAGGAAAAATGGTGAAAAAAACAGTAGAACAACTAAACATTCTAACGCACTAGGATATAACAAACTGCATCCTTTCATAAGAGAAACATTTGAGCTGTAAAGGTAGCATCATACAAGTCATGTTGAATGAAATTATGGCAAATGTGATTCATTCAATGACCAACAATAGCCATgcattaattcaaataattcaCAGTCAACAACCATTTGCATCGTTAATCCCTGATAGGCACcatgataatttaatttttaccatGAACTTCCGTTTCAAAGTAAACCAAATTTAGTCACAAGTGTTTGACTATTCTTCGAAGCAGCAGCACAACAACGTAGAAGTCAATCCATGCATATATTCAAGAATTtaataaaagggaaaaaatctTTATGTATTTTGATGGATAATAATGGAATCAATATATAATTACAACATATCTATTCACACCAATTAAGACATTAAGTACTTGCGCAAATTACAAACATGAAACTCATTATAAAAGCTAATACTATGTTACAATGCCAAAATCAACAGCACCGTGTTCAAGAAGCAACcatagtaaagaaacaaaaacaaccctttaaattcatcaaacatatatgtAATTTCAGCACATGAATAGGAGCCAATGCCTTGCAATTCACTGCATCATAAACGCCACAATAGAAGCCAACAGAGAAGAACACAAGGTCACCCCAGAAACAGACAAAGCAAACCCTTCTCCAGTCTCCATTTGTGAAGTAGGAGCTATCTCTGATTGTGCCACAGTTTTGGTCACGTAAAACGTGCTCAAAACCATTGctgcaataaaaaaatgagcTACACAGCCAGCAAGTTTTGCCATCTTTTCACAGAATATCTTATATTTGTTACTTTGAAAATGTGACCAATATAAAGTGATGACTGAAAATTAAAGATTGAACTGGTTTGGAATTGAGTTGTTCAATGACACAGGATCAAGAGTGGAGTTTATATAGAATTCGTTAGGGGTatatgttaaaaagaaaaaggccaTCATTATCAAGTTGGTAAGTGGTATATTAAATCATTAACCATTCTCAATTACTATGATGCCGTTTAGATTAAGGCTTGAGTCCCCACTAGACTAATTAAAGCTAGTCGATGCAAGGTGGTATTGTGTACTCAATTAGCTTCTTACGTTATAGTTTGAGGAAAAATCTGGTACCTACCATTTATATATTACATTGCATGGCTAGGATTATATAATTCCtgaaaatactattttaaagtaaaaaaaaattaatgttattaaaaaataataaaaaatattatttaccttgatttgaattaaattaccttgtaaatttaattcattttaaataactGATTATATAATAtctttacattttcattttacaCATTGCTCGATGTAATTAAAAAAGAGTTAAATCCCAAATGTAAAAGGCCTATAACTATTTACATGGCAgactatcttttttttaattaattgtagcTGGTAGGAAATCACTTTCGGGCCAGCTTAAGTGCCCTTGACATAGCAACGATACCAAGACTTTTAGAGAGGACAGATCTACGGTGCAAATATGATGTCTTTGTTGCTTCATAAAGAGAATAATCTAGAATTCTATGAAGAGGATAGAATAGAGTGATGGGAAATAATCAAAATGTCATATACTCATtacgattattttttattgactctTGAGTGCTACACATGTAGCTATTTTAGAGATGTaacaagaaatataaaaatgacgGAAATAAATCTAGGTCGTTTTGAACGATATATGTCAGACATCGGAGTCGACGATAAATCCAAGTAATAAACATAATCTGGTGACAAGTAAATTCAACTGCTTATTGTTGAATGTAATTCGTTTTTCTAGttgattaatcaaatagagaaatCAAACAGAGACATTATTTTGACGTTGAAATGAGGATGTGTTTCTTTACCCCCTTCTCACTTGACACTTGTGCAACAAAATATGTCTGTCTTGAATCATTCTCATTATACATTGTTCATATATCAATGAGCGTGGCAATGTTCGAAATGTTCAAGGTTGATTTGGGCTGAGCTCTTATCCAATCTTGGGCTTACTCTACCGTTGGGCCTAGTCCGGAACAATATCCATCCCAAGAGAAAGCCGTTAGATTTTTCTAGTCTTGTAGTAATGCTTTATATAAacactagttaaaaaaaaaaaaaaaaaactcaatgctAATATTTGCTTAATACTAGGTAAATCAGTAACAAAACTGTCAAATAATCTTTAATATTCCATCCgttcttttttatgtcttttaaaggttaatatgtaaaaaacacaaaatacaataatttttttaattctaataaaatagttgtaggaacatttttaaaaaaaatccaactaGTAAAAAGGAACGGAAACAGTGTATTGTCATTCTTTATTCTAATTaatgtcaatatttttaattaatgaaatttcatCTTTAATCAAACACCATAAATtgtgtattatttttcattagaagtttatattaattttttaatatattaaaattgttccTTTAAGCACaccctctaataactaaaaatGGTATAGCAATATAGGAACgagaaggggaaaaaataaGCATATAGTAATTAGCAACAGCTATTACAATCTCAATTTGTGTAGTAGGCATATGAATGGTTCTAGTTTAATTACAATATTCTCTAAGCATAACATGAGGTTGACAAACCTTATGTACCTAAATACAACACATGTACGATGTATATGAGCCAAAAGCCTAAGAAGCAAACCCTGAAACCATGCAACACCATGCACTTAGGACCGTTTCACAGGCTAGAAAAAAGTGGGATTGTCCCAAAATAACTCAAACCCCGGTCATTTAAAGGCCATGCAAGAGCCCCCCATTGTACCTCAGACCTGCAAGCAAAGACAATAaaaacaacacacacacacacacacttgtaTCATCAGCACACCCGCGGGTCTCCAAAACAAGTCACACATTTTACTCGTCATGGACATGAAGAAGGTCACTTGCGCTCTTCTCATCGCCGCCGCCTCCATGAGTGCTGCGGTGGCTGCCGCCGAGGCTCCTGCCCCATCCCCCGGCCCTGGCCCAAGCAGCGGAGCCTCAGCTCCCCTTGTTGGCTCCTTGATTGGTGCCTCTGTATTGTCTTTCTTTGCCTTGTTCCAGTAAGCGTTGCGTACATGGCAAGAGACTAATGGAAAGAAGACTTTATAAGTATATATGGAATAATAAAGGGTGCTGCAAGGAATAATTAAAGATGGGAGTTGATATAAATGTATTATGCACtgttatgatgatttttttaatgaaatactaatatgtttcataattttattttgtatcttCTTTTCTTGTGTACAAATGCTTTCCTTTCGATCTTACGCATCTAACGTATTGTCCAATCACtgctaaaacattttttttaaataaaacaaattcaaaacagGAGGTTGTTTAATGTCTAAATGGACTTGCAGTATTTTGATTCTTGTGATTTTCAATTAATAACAAAGTTTATTGGTAGAATTTCTCCTAAATTTTTTATGTGGTCGTGAGAATTTCACTGTCCAAATGATTGAAGGAATAGGGAATGATTGCTGCATGATACAGATAACTGAAAGTGTTAACCAGAAATTGACGTTAATATGGTCATGAGAATGTCTTCTAACAAATAaaccaaatgaataaaatatcaaGCTCCAAGTGCATGGTTATTGTTTAGTTCGGAAAAGGGGAAGTAAGAAAATATACACAATCAGTGGCCCATACACTGCTGGAAAACAAGCACAAATGACTATCCAacctaacaaaaataatttaattcatttactGTAACCATTTACGACAACCAAGAAAGAACATGTGGCATGCTATCTTCCAGTCTCCCATCTTCAACCAAGCAACAAATCTCGAAAGGAACTCATGTGACATTTGAAATGCACATTTCTTACAACAATGTATAAATTTATGGCCAGAACTTAGGCTTCAGCATTAAACTTTTGGGCAGACATGAGGCTTTTTGCCAGCCATATTGCTGTTTCTCTTGATGAGACAGCTTCTTTCCCAAATGGTCTTAGCACCCCAGCAAGCTCATCGAGTTTATCTTGCTTGAGTAGCTGAGCACATAATTCGAGCAGAGATTCCAGAGCATCCGCTCTTTGCTGGCAGGGACTATCCACCGGAGTCTTGATTGTTTCATCACCATCTACTGCAGTTATTACACTCAATGAAACACCTCTTGGTGCCTGATCAACCTCCACCGCATTATCATCTTCTTTATGCGTGGAGCAAAGAATGTGTACGTTTGCCATGTCATCATCCTTAACTGGAAGTGCATCATTACTAAAAGATGTCAAGCAGTTCATATGAGAGACTTCTGTAAATACATCAGGGGTTTTGCTTTTCTTCGAGTGGTTTCCAGATTCAGTGTCATGTTCAACCCTAATAGGATGCATAATCAGTGATGAACTTTCCTCATTGATGGACTTATCTTTATCAGTGCTACTGCCTGCACTGGACATTGTGGATTTACCTGAGTCCTCAAAGTTCGAATCTTCCCTCTGTGCTTCAGCACTATCCAAACCTTCATTGCAAGAAGCATCTTCAACTTCTGTGGTCGCCACATTTATGTTGTCTTCTTCTAATTTATGAAAATGTTTAGCAGCaaatctttgtttttcatgcatagaATTTTGTGTACTCTTAGAAGAGATCTCATTGTTAGCCGTTTCCCTTGCAGGTCTACTTTTAAAGTCCTCCTTGCACACACTGCAAATAGTTGATTCAGATGTTGTTGACCCATCTTTTGAGCCACTAATACTAGTACAAGATTCCACTATGTAGCTGGTAAGATCAGCCATCCTGGTCTCTAGATTGTCTTCTGCACTGGTTGAGATTGTTACCGCATCATTAGGAAGATTGCTTATCTGTATATCTCCATTTCCCTCAATTGGATGAATCCGCTCCAAACGATTTACCAAACTAGCTTCTTTGTCCTTATGGTCCTTGCCACCACTAGATTTATTAGATCTTCTTGTTTTATCCTTTGGATTAACTAAGGGATATACTGGAAGAACATTAGATGATGCATTATGACAGCGAAGAACATAAGGCTGTAAAAGCGGATGCCTTAACAATTCAGCTGCCTGTCAATGAAGAGAAGCATTGTTAGACTCCAGCATTCCATCCAAATTAATCACAAAAGACAGGTTTGGTTGAACTCACAGTTGGCCTATGTTCTGGGTTTTTCCTAAGCATGCTTTTGATAAGTTGTTTCCTGTCAGATTTGCCATCTTTCAGTTTTATCATCactatacaaaatataaaacgtAGAACGAAAAGGGCGGAAATTATACAATTGCAAGTGCAAAATTTGCTGGGGAATTTTGCTTGGCTTCAATATAGTTGTATTCACTGAGGAAAAATACTCGAATCACCAAAAGCACAGGTTAAAAATATATCACGATTCATGCAGTAGTGTGACTGCAATTGGTTTGAGGAAGTTACTTACAGTGTGGAAGAATAAACAATTGGCAGTGGAGAAATGGAGGAtctgtttattttattgataagtcCAGCCATGTCCTGTTTTATTCATTCACTCgtgttaaattattttgctagtttaaaatatattgaagaatAGATACTACATTGCcattgataaaactaaatttCTGCAGATGGCTAAAGTTCTTACTGGAGCGCGAAATGCTGGTTGATGTGCAGCAATCTCAAACATGCAGCAACCTTTACATACAAAGAGATATCATTCTTAGACAAGGTTTGATATCATATAGCTTTGTCAATTAGAAGAAGGTATCCATGAACCTTACCAAGAGACCACATATCAGATTTATACCCATAAGGTATATCTGCAAGGAGCTCAGGACACATGTAATTTGGAGTTCCAACAACCTAGACAAGATATATGAAGtgtgaaaattaaaaacaggTATCACTATGTGTATTTAGTTAAGCATCATTAACTTCAGCAATAAGAAGTTCAAAGCAatatgagtgtgtgtgtgtgtgtgtaggcaaaaatttatttatttttggctgaacCATGGTATCTCTCAGCCAAGAGTTAAAGATTAATTCCTCAAGATATTGAGATCCATTTAATATTGTAAGCTGAGAAGCATCAACTACTGGGCTTGACAGTCCATTACAGCAGGACAAAATACAGGTAACTTTCTAGAAGGAGGCATTAGATAAAAGCTAACATAGCACACATGGATCCTTACCGAGGAAGCAAGATCTTCTGCATTAAGTCGCTTAGCAAGACCAAAGTCACCTGCAAGGTTCATGCAATAAACATATTTCTTAAGATAACATAATTTATGAAAGCCAAAAGTTTTGAGCTTTCAAGAAATAATACTACATACCAAGCCGAATGTTGTTGTCTTTGGTGAGGAATATGTTGGAACACTGAAATACATGAAGTTGCATTAATGAAAACATCACAAAGGATTTCTTGATCAGTATAAGAAAATGTATAATACCTTAAGATCTCTGTGGATTACACGATTAGAGTGCAAGTAGTCTACAGCTATCAACAACTGAGTCAGCCATTTGCAGACTTTCTGCAGGAGGAATTGGTGATTCAGAGTGGGTAAGGAATACAGGTATGAGGAGTTATCAAGGAAGAGCAGTGCAGATTAACCGTATTTATTAC harbors:
- the LOC114406740 gene encoding serine/threonine-protein kinase Nek6-like isoform X1 yields the protein MEIENGDTRSKKMEEYQVIEQIGRGAFGSAFLVLHKSEKKRYVLKKIRLAKQTEKFKRTAFQEMDLIAKLNNPYIVEYKDAWVEKEDHICIITGYCEGGDMAENIKKARGSFFPEEKVCKWLTQLLIAVDYLHSNRVIHRDLKCSNIFLTKDNNIRLGDFGLAKRLNAEDLASSVVGTPNYMCPELLADIPYGYKSDMWSLGCCMFEIAAHQPAFRAPDMAGLINKINRSSISPLPIVYSSTLKQLIKSMLRKNPEHRPTAAELLRHPLLQPYVLRCHNASSNVLPVYPLVNPKDKTRRSNKSSGGKDHKDKEASLVNRLERIHPIEGNGDIQISNLPNDAVTISTSAEDNLETRMADLTSYIVESCTSISGSKDGSTTSESTICSVCKEDFKSRPARETANNEISSKSTQNSMHEKQRFAAKHFHKLEEDNINVATTEVEDASCNEGLDSAEAQREDSNFEDSGKSTMSSAGSSTDKDKSINEESSSLIMHPIRVEHDTESGNHSKKSKTPDVFTEVSHMNCLTSFSNDALPVKDDDMANVHILCSTHKEDDNAVEVDQAPRGVSLSVITAVDGDETIKTPVDSPCQQRADALESLLELCAQLLKQDKLDELAGVLRPFGKEAVSSRETAIWLAKSLMSAQKFNAEA
- the LOC114406740 gene encoding serine/threonine-protein kinase Nek6-like isoform X2, with amino-acid sequence MDLIAKLNNPYIVEYKDAWVEKEDHICIITGYCEGGDMAENIKKARGSFFPEEKVCKWLTQLLIAVDYLHSNRVIHRDLKCSNIFLTKDNNIRLGDFGLAKRLNAEDLASSVVGTPNYMCPELLADIPYGYKSDMWSLGCCMFEIAAHQPAFRAPDMAGLINKINRSSISPLPIVYSSTLKQLIKSMLRKNPEHRPTAAELLRHPLLQPYVLRCHNASSNVLPVYPLVNPKDKTRRSNKSSGGKDHKDKEASLVNRLERIHPIEGNGDIQISNLPNDAVTISTSAEDNLETRMADLTSYIVESCTSISGSKDGSTTSESTICSVCKEDFKSRPARETANNEISSKSTQNSMHEKQRFAAKHFHKLEEDNINVATTEVEDASCNEGLDSAEAQREDSNFEDSGKSTMSSAGSSTDKDKSINEESSSLIMHPIRVEHDTESGNHSKKSKTPDVFTEVSHMNCLTSFSNDALPVKDDDMANVHILCSTHKEDDNAVEVDQAPRGVSLSVITAVDGDETIKTPVDSPCQQRADALESLLELCAQLLKQDKLDELAGVLRPFGKEAVSSRETAIWLAKSLMSAQKFNAEA